A window from Vulcanimicrobium alpinum encodes these proteins:
- a CDS encoding ATPase domain-containing protein, protein MPYPVNTGRVSTGVEGLDEVLEGGLVPGRTYLISGLPGSGKTTIGWHYLVEGLKRGERVVYISFAEPEAELRANAERSGFDAAGVDVLDLSPSADVFANAEAYDIFSPREVESEPTTARILETVRRVKPRRVFVDSMTHLRHLTTDAYQFRRQVLALLRFLAENGASVVVTSESTREAPDDDLRFITDGVIELGFGKRNREIAVTKFRGSGFRGGMHALSLDRHGAKVFPRLIPETHRRAFEPHPLSSGIAEFDALLHGGIERGTVSLISGPTGVGKTTLGIQLVVEAARRGDSCVIYTFDERAETLIRRSEAVRIPVRAMIAAGKLRVVELEALRFGPDEFANIVRRDVEERDTRIVMIDSVSGYRISVSDDLSERIHALGRYLQNVGVTVLLIDELKDLLNFRVTDVGIRYLADNVIFLRYIERVSDGAVEIRRGIGVLKKRLSDFEKTVREFAITASGVRIGPPLQLKSIFSNIPLTDDEPLVLPS, encoded by the coding sequence ATGCCCTACCCTGTGAATACTGGTCGGGTCTCGACGGGCGTGGAGGGGTTGGACGAAGTCCTCGAAGGCGGGTTGGTCCCGGGCCGTACCTATCTGATCAGCGGGCTTCCCGGGAGCGGGAAGACCACGATCGGCTGGCACTACTTGGTCGAGGGTCTCAAGCGCGGCGAGCGCGTCGTCTACATCAGCTTCGCGGAACCCGAGGCCGAATTGCGCGCAAACGCGGAGCGGTCGGGGTTCGACGCCGCGGGCGTCGACGTGCTCGATCTCAGCCCGAGCGCCGACGTGTTCGCGAACGCGGAGGCCTACGACATCTTCTCCCCGCGCGAGGTGGAGTCGGAGCCGACGACGGCGCGGATCCTCGAGACGGTGCGGCGCGTGAAGCCGCGCCGCGTCTTCGTCGACTCGATGACGCACCTGCGTCATCTCACCACCGACGCCTATCAATTTCGCCGGCAGGTCCTTGCCTTGCTCCGCTTCCTCGCTGAGAACGGGGCTTCGGTCGTCGTCACCTCCGAGTCGACGCGCGAAGCGCCCGACGACGATCTGCGATTCATCACCGACGGCGTGATCGAGCTCGGGTTCGGCAAGCGCAACCGCGAGATCGCGGTGACGAAGTTTCGCGGCTCGGGGTTTCGCGGCGGAATGCACGCGCTCTCGCTCGACCGCCACGGCGCGAAGGTCTTTCCGCGCCTCATCCCCGAGACGCACCGGCGGGCGTTCGAACCGCATCCGCTCTCGTCGGGGATCGCGGAGTTCGACGCGCTGCTGCACGGCGGGATCGAGCGCGGCACCGTCTCGCTGATCAGCGGGCCGACCGGCGTCGGCAAGACCACGCTCGGCATCCAGCTCGTCGTCGAGGCCGCGCGACGCGGCGATTCGTGCGTGATCTACACCTTCGACGAACGCGCCGAGACGCTGATCCGGCGCAGCGAGGCAGTACGAATCCCGGTGCGCGCGATGATCGCCGCCGGAAAGCTGCGCGTCGTGGAACTCGAAGCGCTCCGCTTCGGCCCGGACGAATTCGCGAACATCGTCCGCCGCGACGTCGAAGAGCGCGACACGCGCATCGTGATGATCGACAGCGTGAGCGGCTACCGGATCTCCGTCTCCGACGATCTCTCCGAGCGCATCCACGCGCTCGGGCGCTACCTGCAGAACGTCGGCGTGACCGTGCTCCTGATCGACGAACTCAAGGACTTGCTCAACTTTCGCGTGACCGACGTCGGGATCAGATATCTGGCCGACAACGTGATCTTTCTGCGCTATATCGAACGCGTCAGCGACGGCGCTGTAGAAATCCGGCGCGGCATCGGCGTGTTGAAGAAACGGCTCAGCGACTTCGAGAAAACCGTGCGCGAGTTCGCGATCACCGCGTCGGGGGTGCGTATCGGGCCGCCGCTCCAGTTGAAGTCGATCTTCTCGAACATTCCGCTGACCGACGATGAACCGCTGGTCCTCCCCAGTTGA
- a CDS encoding ATP-binding SpoIIE family protein phosphatase, giving the protein MNRWSSPVEPRPARERIFVQLAARANQRLLAALLAQRYDVVEGEIDAGVDLCVVDGLTLHRRWSALAALRAAQEPILLPILLISDRRDVGLVTRDAWRVIDDVLLRPVERVELTARVETMMRGRRLSLKLHEMSQRYEHERRIARTLQEAALPNALPRTPGLAFDAYYRPASDASRVGGDWYDALRLVDGRIVISIGDVCGSGIDAAVTMTNLRQVLRGVAHVHPDPAIMLDAADRTLQAEGNDRIATAFVAVFDPVTSLLTYGSAAHPRPFLRSADGTLTELAAEGLPLGVPGRLPRVTLTTPMLPDAMLVLYTDGLIEATRDVEPGEARLRDASRAGAIVESPHPARTLHDTVLSEPSHDDVAVFTLRRAGGDERAIRRWSFASGDADAARDVRREFSDALRDHGLPVDAIGSAELLFAELVGNVVRYAGGTTEVALDRNGPLPVLHVFDRGPGFRHLPKLPADVLSESGRGLYIVAALAEDFSVTRRPDGGSHARVVLGPGAGRGGAPTPGATFAGLDTIEAT; this is encoded by the coding sequence ATGAACCGCTGGTCCTCCCCAGTTGAACCGCGCCCGGCGCGCGAACGCATCTTCGTCCAACTCGCGGCGCGGGCGAATCAGCGGCTGCTCGCCGCTCTGCTGGCTCAGCGCTACGACGTCGTCGAAGGCGAGATCGACGCGGGCGTCGACCTTTGCGTCGTCGACGGCCTGACCCTGCATCGACGCTGGTCGGCGCTCGCAGCGCTGCGCGCGGCGCAGGAACCGATTCTGCTGCCGATCCTGCTGATCAGCGATCGCCGAGACGTCGGGCTCGTCACGCGCGACGCCTGGCGCGTGATCGACGACGTGCTGCTGCGCCCGGTGGAACGGGTCGAGCTGACCGCACGCGTCGAGACGATGATGCGCGGACGCCGGCTCTCGCTGAAGCTGCACGAGATGTCGCAACGCTACGAACACGAGCGGCGGATCGCGCGCACGCTGCAGGAGGCCGCGCTGCCGAACGCGCTCCCGCGCACGCCCGGCCTCGCCTTCGACGCGTACTATCGTCCGGCCAGCGACGCCTCGCGCGTCGGCGGCGACTGGTACGACGCGCTGCGGCTCGTCGACGGCCGCATCGTGATCTCGATCGGCGACGTCTGCGGATCGGGGATCGACGCCGCGGTCACGATGACGAACCTGCGCCAAGTCCTGCGCGGGGTCGCGCACGTGCATCCCGACCCGGCGATCATGCTCGATGCCGCGGATCGGACGCTGCAGGCCGAAGGCAACGACCGGATCGCCACCGCCTTCGTCGCCGTCTTCGACCCGGTGACCTCGCTCCTCACGTACGGATCGGCGGCCCACCCTCGCCCGTTTCTGCGCTCGGCCGACGGGACGCTGACCGAACTCGCCGCGGAGGGTTTGCCGCTCGGCGTCCCGGGCCGTCTCCCGCGGGTGACACTCACGACCCCGATGCTGCCGGATGCGATGCTGGTGCTCTACACCGACGGCCTCATCGAAGCGACGCGCGACGTCGAACCCGGCGAAGCGCGGCTGCGCGATGCGTCGCGCGCCGGCGCGATCGTCGAGTCACCGCACCCTGCGCGCACGCTCCACGACACCGTGCTCTCCGAGCCGTCGCACGACGATGTCGCGGTGTTCACCCTGCGCCGCGCCGGCGGCGACGAGCGCGCGATCCGGCGCTGGTCGTTCGCATCGGGCGACGCCGACGCGGCGCGCGACGTGCGCCGGGAATTCTCCGACGCGCTGCGCGATCACGGACTCCCGGTCGACGCGATCGGATCGGCGGAACTGCTGTTCGCGGAACTCGTCGGCAACGTCGTGCGGTACGCCGGCGGCACGACCGAGGTCGCGCTCGATCGCAACGGGCCGCTCCCGGTGCTGCACGTCTTCGATCGCGGCCCGGGATTCCGGCATCTGCCCAAACTGCCCGCCGACGTGCTGAGCGAGTCCGGGCGCGGGCTGTACATCGTCGCGGCGCTGGCGGAGGACTTCTCGGTGACGCGGCGTCCGGACGGCGGCAGCCACGCGCGCGTGGTCCTCGGCCCGGGTGCCGGCCGTGGCGGCGCTCCGACCCCGGGTGCAACGTTCGCCGGGCTGGACACGATCGAAGCGACGTAA
- a CDS encoding YgaP family membrane protein, with protein sequence MWSELGAPADRRGWTIERIVRAVGGTVALASLVLAAYVDLRWLWLGAFVGVNLIQSAYTGWCLMSNRSRSRGGAHNAPH encoded by the coding sequence TTGTGGTCGGAACTGGGAGCACCCGCCGACCGTCGCGGATGGACGATCGAACGCATCGTCCGAGCGGTCGGCGGAACGGTGGCCCTCGCGAGCCTCGTGCTCGCGGCGTACGTCGATCTCCGCTGGCTCTGGCTCGGCGCGTTCGTCGGCGTGAACTTGATTCAGTCGGCGTACACCGGCTGGTGCCTGATGTCGAACCGCTCGCGATCGCGAGGCGGCGCGCATAACGCGCCGCATTAA
- a CDS encoding PLDc N-terminal domain-containing protein, with product MKLTLEILISAFLHPVAVVLTWINLAARSDLTSMQKAIWAIVALLWGVGPILYILVGDGVLW from the coding sequence ATGAAGCTCACGCTCGAAATCCTCATCTCGGCGTTTCTGCATCCGGTCGCGGTCGTACTCACGTGGATCAACCTCGCCGCGCGCAGCGACCTCACGAGCATGCAGAAAGCGATCTGGGCGATCGTCGCCCTGCTGTGGGGCGTTGGCCCGATTCTCTACATCCTCGTCGGCGACGGCGTTCTGTGGTGA
- a CDS encoding P-II family nitrogen regulator, producing MRRRILNTMKRIEIVLEHDQVPAVAALLDQHATGYTVIPEVTGYGHHGHRQGDMCVLVTIVTRDHLDPILDVIVPLLNARSGVVLVTDVQVLRGEYFVPEIKNRLVPPPR from the coding sequence ATGCGGCGCCGCATCCTCAACACGATGAAGCGGATCGAGATCGTGCTCGAGCACGATCAGGTGCCGGCGGTTGCGGCACTGCTCGACCAGCACGCGACCGGCTACACCGTGATCCCGGAGGTGACCGGATACGGGCACCACGGGCACCGTCAGGGCGACATGTGCGTGCTCGTCACGATCGTGACGCGCGACCACCTCGACCCGATCCTCGATGTAATCGTTCCCTTGCTGAACGCGCGTTCCGGCGTCGTGCTCGTCACCGACGTGCAGGTGCTGCGCGGCGAATACTTCGTCCCCGAGATCAAGAACCGGCTCGTCCCGCCGCCGCGGTAG
- the trxB gene encoding thioredoxin-disulfide reductase, translated as MSPASHAKVAIIGSGPAGLTAAVYAARANLAPIVFAGHMYGGQLMLTTEVENYPGFPEGIMGPDLMEAFRAQAERFGSVIHNVDVTEVDFSVRPFVLRTAEENYTADSVIVATGASARWLDIPGEARLRGRGVSTCATCDGAFFRQKHIAVVGGGDSAMEEALFLTRFGSKVTVIHRRDALRASKIMADRALRHEKIAFIWNTAVEEVIGEDATAALKLKNLATGEESTLDADALFIAIGHDPNTAIFRGQLTLDDAGYIVSDDGVRTNIEGVFVAGDVYDIRYKQAITAAGSGCKAAIDVEKYLEGLEAEHAAAVPA; from the coding sequence ATGTCTCCCGCCTCCCACGCCAAGGTCGCCATCATCGGGTCAGGTCCGGCCGGGCTCACCGCGGCCGTTTACGCGGCCCGCGCGAACCTGGCACCGATCGTCTTCGCCGGCCACATGTACGGCGGCCAGCTCATGCTGACCACCGAGGTCGAGAATTACCCCGGCTTCCCCGAGGGGATCATGGGCCCCGATCTCATGGAGGCGTTTCGCGCGCAGGCCGAGCGCTTCGGTTCCGTGATCCACAACGTCGACGTCACCGAGGTCGACTTCTCGGTGCGGCCTTTCGTCCTGCGCACTGCCGAGGAGAACTATACTGCGGACAGCGTGATCGTCGCGACCGGGGCGAGCGCACGCTGGCTCGACATCCCGGGCGAGGCGCGGCTGCGCGGTCGCGGCGTCTCGACTTGCGCGACGTGCGACGGCGCGTTCTTCCGGCAGAAGCACATCGCCGTCGTCGGCGGCGGCGACTCGGCGATGGAAGAGGCGCTGTTTCTGACGCGTTTCGGGAGCAAGGTCACGGTGATCCACCGGCGGGACGCGCTGCGGGCGTCGAAGATCATGGCCGACCGTGCGCTGCGTCACGAGAAGATTGCGTTCATCTGGAACACCGCCGTCGAAGAGGTCATCGGCGAAGATGCGACGGCCGCGCTCAAGCTGAAGAACCTCGCGACCGGCGAGGAGTCGACGCTCGACGCCGATGCACTGTTCATCGCGATCGGACACGATCCGAACACGGCGATTTTCCGGGGTCAGCTCACCCTCGACGACGCCGGCTACATCGTGAGCGACGACGGCGTGCGCACCAACATCGAAGGCGTGTTTGTCGCCGGCGACGTTTACGACATCCGCTACAAGCAGGCGATCACGGCGGCCGGTTCGGGCTGCAAGGCCGCGATCGACGTCGAGAAATATCTCGAGGGTCTCGAAGCGGAGCACGCGGCCGCGGTTCCGGCCTGA
- a CDS encoding DUF302 domain-containing protein, with translation MNITSLPYGNSTEVALDVPAAIARAKELLAEQGFGVLCEIDVAATLRAKLGAEIGEYVILGACRPDAARTALAAEPDLGLLLPCNVLVRRAQGRTTVGVIDAGAMLGIVGNDALAPLAADINGRLAAVLRGFERAAAH, from the coding sequence ATGAACATCACTTCGCTGCCCTACGGCAACAGTACCGAGGTCGCGCTCGACGTGCCGGCCGCGATCGCGCGCGCGAAAGAACTGCTCGCCGAGCAGGGGTTCGGTGTGCTGTGCGAGATCGACGTCGCCGCGACGTTGCGCGCGAAGCTCGGCGCCGAGATCGGAGAGTACGTCATCCTCGGCGCATGCCGCCCCGATGCTGCCCGCACCGCGCTCGCCGCCGAGCCCGATCTCGGCCTGCTGCTGCCGTGCAACGTCCTCGTCCGACGCGCGCAGGGCCGCACGACCGTCGGCGTCATCGACGCCGGCGCGATGCTCGGGATCGTCGGCAACGACGCGCTCGCGCCGCTGGCCGCCGACATCAACGGGAGGCTCGCAGCCGTCCTGCGCGGCTTCGAACGCGCCGCCGCGCACTGA
- a CDS encoding MBL fold metallo-hydrolase, translating to MDAWPRIPLEDDPADVLRKAMRGAGLDSRTLAQRTGLDAATIAGWTRGDGVPRDDEARAVATVLRLDPGKFADAAARRWYPDAEIPHDVRHHPHDPHPSNGYLFFLGDGKTAALIDPAGLPQTLLRAVNDGPYALRYILITHKHADHCDATADVARAFPDAQIVMHRSDAHAIGALAHRALPVADGDDLPFGDDAAIRMLHTPGHTDGSSCFLFRSTVFTGDTLFAGSVGGIFADVSTYADLLASVRLKLFALDEATVVMPGHGPPSTIGAERAHNPFF from the coding sequence ATGGATGCTTGGCCGCGCATCCCGCTCGAAGACGATCCGGCGGACGTGCTCCGCAAGGCGATGCGCGGGGCAGGGCTCGATTCGCGGACGCTCGCGCAGCGCACCGGGCTCGACGCGGCAACGATCGCGGGCTGGACCCGCGGCGACGGCGTTCCGCGCGATGACGAGGCGCGTGCCGTCGCGACCGTGCTGCGGCTCGATCCGGGGAAGTTCGCCGACGCCGCGGCCCGGCGCTGGTACCCCGACGCCGAGATCCCGCACGACGTGCGTCACCACCCCCACGATCCGCATCCGTCGAACGGCTATCTCTTCTTCCTGGGCGACGGGAAGACGGCCGCGCTCATCGATCCGGCCGGGCTTCCGCAGACGCTGCTGCGCGCGGTGAATGACGGGCCCTACGCGCTGCGCTACATCCTCATCACGCACAAGCACGCCGACCACTGCGACGCGACCGCCGACGTCGCGCGCGCTTTTCCCGACGCGCAGATCGTGATGCACCGCAGCGACGCACACGCAATCGGCGCGCTCGCGCACCGCGCGCTCCCTGTCGCCGACGGCGACGACCTGCCGTTCGGCGACGACGCGGCGATCCGCATGCTGCACACGCCGGGCCACACCGACGGCTCGTCGTGCTTCCTCTTCCGCTCGACGGTCTTCACCGGCGACACGCTGTTCGCTGGTTCGGTAGGCGGGATCTTCGCCGACGTGTCGACCTACGCGGATCTGCTCGCGAGCGTGAGGCTCAAGCTGTTCGCGCTCGACGAGGCGACGGTGGTGATGCCGGGCCACGGGCCGCCCTCGACGATCGGCGCGGAACGCGCCCACAACCCGTTCTTCTGA
- a CDS encoding efflux RND transporter permease subunit, with amino-acid sequence MDDFGPLARIVRAFLDAKLTAVLVAAVVAGGVLALAVTPREENPRINVPTAIVTTDAQGRSRDEIARLVTVPLERVIGQIGDVEHLYANSQDGRSTITVRYRVGTDPTAAYVDLYTRLLGNRSALPPDAQTPVVSRIDVDDVPVVVLTLASATYDDGALRDLAYRLSDALAPLPGVGTLTLYGGRGRIVNVTIDPARLAGYGVGFAQIDAALRGNAEQPAGYVGDGTSRIDVRAGAPLASVADVANATVGVRAGVPIALGAIATVAPALAPRETYATYSERGAVRDERAVSIAIAKRSGTNVVQVASAVLTATRAFALPAGVRLAVTRNDGAKANAAVNELFQRLLEAIGIVSLLLLVALGWREAAVVAMAIPLTLFITLGVATLAHQTINRITLFALILSLGLLVDDAIVVIENIHRHARAGSRERRELVVSAVAQVASPTILATLTVILAFLPMAFVTGLMGPYMRPIPLDVPIAMLASLAIALVVTPWAAVRILRMAPTVRHAARSRWETTYRRLLGGLLDNRRRARLFVGAVAAALAVAMLLPLAQLVRFRMLPAQNEETFSVAIDEPAGTDLERTRRASAAVEAVLLREPTVRDVETFVGTHAVPDFNGVLRGSFFRDAAWNAELRVNLIGTHERHESSESFVRRMRPALQAAGAPYAAAVRLVEEPPGPPVRATVLGVVSGPDPAVRASIARSVENLVSAEPGVVDVDSSVKQQPVRAHLVVDQRSAALSGVSPQLAATEAAAALGGIASGTVRLPEARDPVPIFLRYGDERRRSLDALAQTQIPSTTAGTVPLASVARVVTERTPAAAIREDRQDVDYVSGEMAGRSSTYAVIDTLLALRRNAAILPGYAVRWDGEWQLTLDVFRDLGLAMAGALVLIYLVLVARFRSLRVPLVVLSAVPLGLIGVMPGFALLAPFGVYFSATAMIGVIALAGIVVRNSIVLVEFVEERLAQGAPLREALIDAGSVRARPIALTAAAGMLSAVVIAFDPVWSGLAWALVFGMGASAVLSLFIVPLLYAAVARPAAAQHAAARANRTPLHREEYQPA; translated from the coding sequence ATGGACGATTTCGGCCCGCTCGCGCGCATCGTGCGCGCCTTTCTCGATGCCAAGCTCACCGCCGTGCTGGTCGCCGCGGTCGTGGCGGGCGGTGTGCTTGCTCTCGCCGTAACGCCGCGTGAGGAGAATCCGCGGATCAACGTCCCGACGGCGATCGTGACGACCGATGCGCAGGGCCGCTCCCGCGACGAGATCGCGCGCCTGGTGACGGTCCCGCTCGAGCGCGTAATCGGCCAGATCGGCGACGTCGAGCACCTCTACGCGAACTCGCAGGACGGCCGATCGACGATCACCGTCCGCTATCGCGTGGGAACCGATCCCACCGCCGCCTATGTCGACCTCTACACGCGCCTGCTGGGCAATCGCAGCGCCCTTCCTCCGGATGCGCAAACGCCGGTCGTCTCGCGGATCGATGTCGACGACGTTCCCGTCGTCGTGCTCACGCTCGCGAGTGCTACGTACGATGATGGCGCGCTGCGGGATCTCGCCTACCGGCTGAGCGACGCGCTCGCCCCGCTTCCGGGAGTCGGTACGCTGACGCTCTACGGCGGCCGCGGCCGAATCGTCAACGTCACCATCGACCCGGCACGGCTGGCGGGCTACGGCGTCGGGTTCGCCCAGATCGACGCGGCCCTGCGCGGAAACGCCGAGCAGCCGGCCGGATACGTCGGCGACGGGACGTCGCGGATCGACGTGCGCGCGGGCGCACCGCTCGCATCGGTTGCCGACGTCGCGAACGCGACCGTGGGCGTACGTGCCGGCGTGCCGATCGCGCTCGGTGCGATCGCGACGGTCGCTCCAGCCCTCGCACCGCGCGAGACGTATGCGACGTATTCCGAACGCGGCGCGGTGCGCGACGAACGCGCGGTGAGCATCGCGATCGCCAAACGCAGCGGGACGAACGTCGTCCAAGTCGCGTCGGCGGTCCTTACGGCGACGCGCGCGTTTGCGCTCCCCGCCGGAGTGCGCCTCGCCGTGACGCGCAACGACGGCGCGAAAGCGAACGCGGCGGTAAACGAACTCTTTCAACGCCTGCTCGAAGCGATCGGAATCGTTTCGTTGCTGCTGCTCGTCGCGCTGGGCTGGCGCGAAGCCGCAGTCGTCGCGATGGCGATCCCGTTGACCCTTTTCATCACGTTGGGCGTCGCGACGCTCGCGCACCAGACGATCAACCGCATCACGCTCTTTGCGCTGATCCTCTCGCTCGGTCTGCTCGTCGACGACGCGATCGTCGTCATCGAGAACATTCATCGCCACGCGCGCGCCGGGAGCCGCGAGCGCCGCGAGCTCGTCGTGAGCGCGGTCGCTCAAGTCGCGAGCCCGACGATCCTCGCCACGCTCACCGTGATCCTCGCATTTCTCCCCATGGCGTTCGTCACCGGGCTGATGGGCCCGTACATGCGTCCGATCCCGCTCGACGTCCCGATCGCGATGCTGGCGTCGCTCGCGATCGCGTTGGTGGTCACGCCGTGGGCCGCCGTGCGCATCTTGCGGATGGCGCCGACGGTGCGGCACGCGGCGCGCAGCCGTTGGGAGACGACGTACCGCCGACTGCTCGGCGGGCTGCTCGACAATCGCCGGCGCGCGCGTCTGTTCGTTGGCGCGGTCGCGGCGGCGCTCGCCGTCGCGATGCTCCTCCCCCTCGCGCAATTGGTGCGCTTCCGGATGCTCCCGGCGCAGAACGAAGAGACGTTCTCAGTCGCGATCGACGAGCCGGCCGGGACCGATCTCGAACGGACGCGTCGCGCCTCCGCCGCCGTCGAAGCGGTGCTGCTGCGCGAGCCGACGGTGCGCGACGTGGAAACGTTCGTCGGCACGCACGCCGTCCCGGATTTCAACGGCGTGCTCCGCGGCTCGTTCTTCCGTGACGCCGCCTGGAACGCCGAACTGCGCGTGAACTTGATCGGCACGCACGAGCGGCACGAGAGTTCCGAATCGTTCGTGCGGCGCATGCGCCCAGCGCTTCAGGCCGCGGGTGCGCCGTACGCAGCGGCGGTGCGGCTCGTCGAGGAGCCACCCGGCCCGCCGGTGCGCGCGACGGTTCTCGGCGTGGTGAGCGGCCCCGATCCCGCCGTGCGCGCGTCGATCGCGCGCAGTGTCGAGAATCTCGTAAGCGCCGAGCCCGGCGTGGTCGACGTCGACAGCTCCGTGAAACAGCAGCCGGTGCGCGCGCACCTGGTTGTCGACCAGCGCAGCGCCGCGCTGAGCGGTGTCTCCCCGCAGCTCGCGGCAACCGAGGCGGCCGCCGCGCTCGGCGGCATCGCGTCCGGAACGGTGCGCCTTCCCGAGGCTCGTGACCCCGTTCCGATCTTCCTGCGCTACGGTGACGAGCGGCGGCGTTCGCTGGACGCGCTCGCGCAGACGCAGATCCCCAGCACGACCGCGGGGACCGTCCCGCTCGCGTCGGTCGCACGCGTCGTCACCGAACGCACGCCGGCAGCCGCGATCCGCGAAGATCGACAGGACGTCGACTACGTTTCGGGCGAGATGGCGGGGCGCAGCTCGACCTATGCGGTGATCGATACGCTTCTCGCTCTGCGCCGCAACGCCGCGATCTTGCCGGGCTACGCCGTGCGCTGGGACGGCGAATGGCAGCTGACGCTCGACGTGTTCCGCGATCTCGGGCTTGCGATGGCCGGTGCACTCGTGCTTATCTACCTCGTGCTCGTCGCGCGCTTCCGCTCGCTGCGCGTCCCGCTGGTCGTTCTGAGCGCCGTTCCGCTCGGCCTGATCGGCGTGATGCCGGGCTTCGCGCTGCTCGCACCGTTCGGCGTGTACTTCAGCGCCACGGCGATGATCGGCGTCATCGCGCTGGCGGGAATCGTTGTACGTAATTCGATCGTGCTGGTCGAGTTCGTCGAAGAACGTCTCGCGCAGGGAGCGCCGCTGCGCGAAGCGCTCATCGACGCGGGGAGCGTGCGCGCCCGGCCGATCGCCCTCACCGCGGCCGCCGGAATGCTCTCGGCGGTGGTCATCGCGTTCGACCCGGTGTGGAGCGGTCTGGCGTGGGCGCTCGTGTTCGGGATGGGCGCCAGCGCCGTGCTCTCGCTGTTCATCGTCCCCTTGCTCTACGCCGCAGTCGCGCGGCCTGCTGCGGCGCAGCACGCCGCCGCGCGCGCGAACCGCACTCCCCTTCACCGCGAGGAGTATCAACCCGCATGA
- a CDS encoding PaaI family thioesterase, producing the protein MSTEIERLGVPVGAAYPHAMDIFRRLDGLEALGMMQRGEVPVTNITRWMNFSLETVERGHVTFGMVPHEELYNLIGSVHGGIITTLMDNALGCSVQSILPAGRVATTMDLHTRFHRPVTAATGKVFADARVVHSGRRTATAEAHLVDAAGTVYATGTSTLMILEDRSTT; encoded by the coding sequence ATGTCGACCGAGATCGAGCGGCTCGGCGTCCCGGTAGGCGCGGCGTATCCCCACGCGATGGACATCTTCCGGCGCCTCGACGGGCTCGAGGCGTTGGGGATGATGCAGCGCGGCGAGGTGCCGGTCACCAACATCACGCGCTGGATGAACTTCTCGCTGGAGACCGTCGAGCGCGGGCACGTGACGTTCGGGATGGTCCCGCACGAAGAACTCTACAACTTGATCGGCTCCGTCCACGGCGGGATCATCACGACGCTGATGGACAACGCGCTGGGCTGCAGCGTGCAGTCGATCCTCCCGGCAGGCCGGGTCGCGACGACGATGGATCTGCACACGCGATTCCACCGCCCGGTGACCGCCGCGACCGGCAAGGTGTTCGCCGACGCACGCGTCGTGCACAGCGGCCGCCGTACCGCAACCGCCGAAGCGCACCTGGTCGACGCCGCCGGAACCGTCTACGCCACCGGCACCTCGACCCTGATGATCCTCGAAGACCGCTCGACGACGTAG
- a CDS encoding metal-sensitive transcriptional regulator, whose amino-acid sequence MPAASKSDSRRLTLPDDEVRALQRRLRRVEGQIRAIQRMLDERADCHAVVQQMSAARGALDRSMVQLMVGSMAECMRDPRGAVDEREMRRLGERFAKLL is encoded by the coding sequence GTGCCCGCAGCTTCGAAGTCCGACTCCCGGCGGCTGACCCTTCCCGACGACGAGGTACGTGCGCTTCAGCGCCGCCTGCGGCGCGTCGAAGGCCAGATCCGCGCCATCCAGCGCATGCTCGACGAGCGCGCCGATTGTCACGCCGTCGTCCAGCAGATGTCGGCAGCACGCGGAGCGCTCGACCGCTCGATGGTGCAGCTCATGGTGGGCAGCATGGCCGAGTGCATGCGCGATCCCCGCGGCGCCGTCGACGAGCGCGAGATGCGCCGCCTCGGGGAACGCTTCGCAAAGCTGCTCTGA